The sequence below is a genomic window from Deinococcus fonticola.
GCTGGGCTGCAACATCGGCTACGCAGCGGAATAGCTGGCGTGTGTAAGAACTGGAGATGAGGCAAGCCCCGCAAGGTTTCTGGCAAACCAGAAACCTTGCAACCTTGCAAGCAAGCAATCTTGCTTAATTTCCTTCAGTGAGCCGCTGTACGAGGTTTTCTCGCAAACTTTCGTCTTCCTGTACCTGAAGAAGCATGGTTTCGAGAACGTCTTCGACGGTAACCCGCACGCCAAGTTCCTCTTCCAGGTCGCTGGCCCATCTCTTCAGCCAGCGCCTCTGTGAAGGCCGTAGCCGTGAAGTGAACGCTTCACGGGCCTCACGCACCTTACTGACTCCCTGTTTCGTTGGTGAAGGCGAGGTCTCCGCCTTTACCTCGACTCTTTCTTGCCTGACCGGCTCGCTTTCGCGACCCTTACGCAGGTTACCCAGCACCGCTCCCAACTCGTCTTTTCCCCTCTTCGTCATGCGCCCCACCCGGAGAGCTTGATAGCTTCGGCTGTTACTTGTCGGTAGTCCTCCCAGCCGGTCTGAGCTGTTCTGCTGTCCTTGATGTCTTTGACGAGCACTCCCTGATTGATAGCGTCCTGAAAAGCCACGGATTCCCGGATTTGGGTTTCGAAGGTCGGCACGTTCAACTGGGCCAGACCTGCGCGTGCCTGCTCTGCCCGCGGACCTGGTCGTACTCTCGTCAGCAGAGCTGCGTAGCGTTCAGGGGGAATATTTCCACTGCTCAGCAGTTCTACGGTCTGACCGATGCCATCTAGGCCACTCAAGTCGGCAGGACTGGGAAGAATCAACAGGTCAGCTGTCTGCGCCACCTCCAGGAGTTCCCCAGCGTCCGCACCCCCACGAGAATCGATGACCAGAGCGTCATACTCGCCAGCACGGGCCAGTGCTGTCGGGGACACGACTCGGAAGGGTAACTTTTCACGGCTGGCCCAGGCGGTCGCGGTGCGGATGCGGTCGCCATCCAGCAGCACCACCTCCAAACCTTCCAGGGCCAGGGCACCTGCGAGGTGAACAGCACTGGTGGTCTTGCCCACCCCACCTTTGAGGCTCGCCAGACCAAGTACCAGTGGGCCACTCCGAGCTGGCGAGCTTGCTTTCTTCCTTGCCATATTTCCAGCTTACCAAGAAGGTAAAAAGCAAGTTATCTTGCAAGCAAGGTTGCAAGGTTGCTTGCTTGAGAGCTTACTTATTTGTTACCATGCTTGAATAAGCTGATGGGATAGGCGAATCCGACATTTTTGCGGTCACTCAAAGAAGCAGCTATGAGGCGAAAATACTATGTGTACATGCGTGACCCGGTCACGCAGCGACGTGTTCTGCGCCACCGCTGGGTAGCGGAGGAGGCCCTGGGCCGCCCGCTCCTGCCCCGCGAGGTCGTACATCACCGAGACGGCAACAGTCTCAACAATGACCTCGACAATCTGATTGTGCTGCCCAGCCAGCGGGTGCACGCACATGCTGAATATCACGCGCGTCGCCATCAACTGGGGATGCCCAGTCTGTTCCCGGAGCTTTTCCAGGTTATTCCCGAGAACACTGTGGGCACACTGTTTGCTCACATCCTGGTGTGGCAGGGGAGAGAGCCACCACTTCGCCGAAGAGAGGCTCGAATATCTGAGCTTCCCCTGACCCAAGTGCCGCTCTTCAGCAACGATGAGGTTGAAGTTGAGGACTAGAGCATTTGACAAAAAGATGCACATCTTTTTGGCGAGCGGAACGAGTGCAAAACAATGAGCAGGACGGAGAATGGAGCGGGTGACGGTGCTGTTCCGACGCACGCGTAATTCGGAGAACTGCTCTAAGGTGAACTAGGCAGCTTTCGGCCTCCCGCCAGCTCTTGTCGGAGCCAGCTGTTTTAGGGCGTCATATATGCCACAGGCTTTGAGTTCAGCAATGACCAGTGCGGCGGGTTTTTTCTGGGCGCGGGAATACATTGACTCGTCGTGCTTGATGTCGTGCAGGACGCGAGCCAAGAGATGGGCCACATCGTCGCTGTAATTCTGTCCCTGGTCTGCTCCGCGGATGAGCTGCCAGATGAGCCAGCACCAGAAGCGAATGTTCTGGTTGTCTTCGAAACTGTTTGCCAGGGCACGAGCGGCTCTCTCGACTTCAGCATTCCTCCGCTGACGGGAGAGTCCTGCAAGGGCAGGCAAGGTGAAAATCACTTCGAGGCCGCCTGAAATCGCGGCTGCAACAGTCAAGGTAACGTCAGTGGACTTAGAAAAACCATCTAACACCCACCTTATTAGTTCCTGTTTTTCTACTGCCTTCAGACCTTGAATTGACTGTTGCAGTTCTTTCTGGCCCTGCTCCCGCCGCGGTTTTTTCACCCGGGTTTCGGCAGCATTGACCGTCGCCGCCTTCCGGCCCGTGAGTACCTTTTCACCCCGCTTCCTGGCTTCCTGACGTTCAAGCGCTCTCTGGGCAGCCAGCTGGCGGGCCTCGGCCCGCTCTTCCTGTTGGGCCGACTGTTTGGCCCGGTAGGCCTCCTTTTGCTCTTCGGTTCTGGTCAAGTTCCAGACCGTCCGGCCAGACTCCGCATCAGCGTCCAGATTGCGCCAGGAGTATTTGAGGTCTTCGTGCCTGACCTTCACTGCATCGGCATGACCGGAAAGCTGGCGCTCGGGATGGATGCTGACGGCCCAGACCTTGCCCGTGACCGCAGTCTGACCCCTGAGCTTGCCGAAATGGTCACGGGCGTCAATCACACCGGCAGTCTGCAGGGGCTTGAGATTGCGCCAAATCGTCGTCCGGTCTACCTGAAAGTGGGCCGCCAACAGTTCCAACGGGAGGTGAAACACCCCCACGGTGACGCCAGCCGCAGGCAAGCCACGGGCGCGGATGCTGGTCAAGGCCAACTCGTGCAGTAGACGGAACAGCCTGCGCGCGAGTTGAGGACACTCCGCCGTGTCCAGGCAGGAAGTGAGCGTGTCAGATAAGTTGAAGCGGTATTCGCGTTGCACGCGGATAGGCGGCGGCATGGCCGCGGCGTAACGGTCAATCACAGATGGCGGAGTGGTCTGCGAGACGGATTGCCGTCGCGCCTTGATTTCGGCCTGAATATCGTCAACTGTTCGGCAAACGGGCAGACCGCTATCCGGCTTGACCAGCGCTTCCACCTCTGGTGCTGGTTCAGAGACCGGCAGGTTCTCGAAAAGCGGAATGACTTCCCGCCCCCTGGCTCTTTGAGTCGCCTCAAAGCGTTTGAGGAAGCTCATCGCCTTGGCGTTTTCGGTGAGACTCATCGCCTCACCTCGGTTGCGTTTTCGTCCTCTGAAATAGCCGATTCGCCCCCAAATATTTGAGGAGAAATTGAGGGATAAAAACAGTCGTGAATCGGCACATTCAGAGCGTCATTTCGCTGAGTTTCTGCGAGCTTTATGAGTGGGCAAAATGCACCAAAACCTGCTAAGAATTTTCCCCGTGTTGAAAGGTCAACTAGAGCCCCGAACAGCGGAGTCGGCAGAAGTTCTTTCGACTTACAATTGGAAATTATGCTGTTCAGTTCGAGATTTTCCGCAACTTCGGGTTGCGCATCTACTAACGGCAAGTGAACGGATCCGGAGCGGACTGAGACGAAATCTGAACCCTCCAAACAGGAAAAAAAGTGTCCAGAAAAATCTGCAAACGAGTGCCAAACGAGTGCACTTTTCCGGGTCTCTTTGCTGGGTTCAGGCGTCCGGATATCTGAGCCTTCCCGCCTACTTTCGTGAAGTAAAACCATGTCACCACCACTTGCAAAAAAGGGGGCTTATCGGTAACATGCCCTCATTGCGATTGGGGCATCTTTCCGACTTCTCTCTGAACATCCGTTGGCGCGGGTGTTCAACTTTTTTATTGCTTCCTACGCAAAATCCGCCTGGATTTTGCCTTCCTCCTATCCTTCCAGCATAAGCGCGCGAGGGTGCGCATGCCAAGAGAAGCGCTGTGACAGCCCGCAACGAATAGCTGTCAAGCCTGAGAAATGCCGTCCCATACGAACAATCCTC
It includes:
- a CDS encoding ParA family protein, coding for MARKKASSPARSGPLVLGLASLKGGVGKTTSAVHLAGALALEGLEVVLLDGDRIRTATAWASREKLPFRVVSPTALARAGEYDALVIDSRGGADAGELLEVAQTADLLILPSPADLSGLDGIGQTVELLSSGNIPPERYAALLTRVRPGPRAEQARAGLAQLNVPTFETQIRESVAFQDAINQGVLVKDIKDSRTAQTGWEDYRQVTAEAIKLSGWGA
- a CDS encoding HNH endonuclease; this encodes MRDPVTQRRVLRHRWVAEEALGRPLLPREVVHHRDGNSLNNDLDNLIVLPSQRVHAHAEYHARRHQLGMPSLFPELFQVIPENTVGTLFAHILVWQGREPPLRRREARISELPLTQVPLFSNDEVEVED